The following proteins come from a genomic window of Corynebacterium sp. P4-C1:
- a CDS encoding permease: MLISALGTFATLLVELLLLFLVISYAVALINRRFGPERLQSWMAGGAVAGQVKGLALGAITPFCSCSTIPMFVSMLKAGVAFRTTVTYLIASPLLNPVIVGGIWLTLSWQVAISYAVIMVLLSLGAPWVWTALGMEDQLRKVKVKGGRQLDGTPWRGIKQETPAAIRQAWDDLRPMLLPMIIGVAIGAFIYGVVPEDGLGFMAGGNVWWLIPLAAAIGIPLYVRLETMLPVALALSGAGVAIGPIFAMMIGGSGASPPEISMLAAVFKPKLLATFVITILLAAMLASYAMTIIL, encoded by the coding sequence ATGCTGATTAGCGCGCTCGGCACGTTCGCTACCCTCCTGGTCGAACTGCTCCTGCTGTTTCTGGTGATCTCCTATGCGGTCGCGTTGATCAACCGGCGCTTCGGCCCGGAGCGGTTGCAGAGCTGGATGGCTGGTGGAGCGGTTGCCGGTCAGGTCAAGGGACTGGCGTTGGGGGCGATCACTCCGTTTTGTTCCTGTTCGACGATCCCGATGTTTGTCAGCATGCTCAAAGCCGGGGTGGCCTTTCGTACCACCGTGACCTACCTGATCGCTTCGCCGCTGCTCAACCCGGTTATCGTCGGCGGGATCTGGCTGACCCTTTCCTGGCAGGTCGCGATCAGCTACGCGGTGATCATGGTGCTGCTGTCGCTGGGAGCACCCTGGGTCTGGACCGCGCTGGGCATGGAAGACCAGCTGCGCAAGGTCAAGGTCAAGGGCGGGCGCCAGCTGGACGGGACCCCGTGGCGTGGAATCAAACAAGAAACCCCGGCAGCGATCCGTCAGGCATGGGACGATCTTCGCCCCATGCTCCTTCCGATGATCATCGGCGTGGCCATCGGTGCATTCATCTACGGGGTCGTGCCCGAAGACGGCCTGGGATTTATGGCCGGTGGAAACGTCTGGTGGCTGATTCCACTGGCTGCGGCGATTGGTATCCCGCTGTATGTCCGACTGGAGACGATGCTGCCGGTCGCCTTGGCTTTATCGGGTGCCGGGGTGGCCATCGGCCCGATCTTCGCGATGATGATCGGCGGGTCCGGGGCCTCGCCACCGGAAATCTCGATGTTGGCGGCAGTGTTCAAGCCGAAACTGTTGGCCACCTTCGTGATCACCATTCTGCTGGCGGCCATGCTGGCCAGCTACGCGATGACGATCATCCTCTAA
- a CDS encoding helix-turn-helix transcriptional regulator codes for MLTEISLSIPASDLSPAERAQLLVPTLSALSDENRLTILLTLAEKSMTNRQLHEVTGMSQALVSHHLAALRKAGLVDSEPTGRATLNSVCCAQLADPVRWLAHLATLTPEGQRACCTDTSLRNEVVDAD; via the coding sequence GTGCTTACAGAGATTTCCTTATCCATCCCCGCGTCGGATCTCAGTCCCGCCGAGCGGGCCCAGTTACTTGTGCCCACCCTGTCCGCGCTGTCGGATGAAAACCGGTTGACGATCCTGCTCACCTTGGCGGAGAAGTCGATGACTAACCGCCAGCTCCATGAGGTCACCGGGATGAGTCAGGCGTTGGTTAGCCATCATCTGGCTGCCCTGCGCAAGGCCGGACTGGTGGACTCGGAGCCGACGGGTCGTGCCACGCTGAATTCGGTGTGTTGTGCTCAGCTGGCTGATCCGGTGCGCTGGCTGGCGCACCTGGCGACGTTGACGCCGGAGGGACAACGCGCCTGCTGCACGGACACCTCCCTGAGAAACGAGGTCGTTGATGCTGATTAG
- a CDS encoding DJ-1/PfpI family protein: MGTRRLVEDDRFLAQLKAMAAGPQILMSVCTGSALLAAAGLLEGYSATSNKRAFDWATSFGENIEWRRSARWVHDRDRWTSSGVAAGTDMAAAFVADRYGGRFVSDIADAIELRLNLDADDDPFAV, encoded by the coding sequence ATGGGGACGCGACGGCTGGTGGAAGACGACCGCTTCCTCGCCCAGTTGAAAGCAATGGCCGCCGGGCCGCAGATCCTGATGTCGGTGTGCACGGGATCTGCGCTCCTCGCTGCTGCTGGCCTGCTCGAGGGATACTCGGCGACGAGCAATAAGAGAGCGTTCGATTGGGCCACGAGCTTCGGCGAGAATATTGAGTGGCGCCGCTCGGCGCGGTGGGTGCACGACCGCGACCGGTGGACATCCTCGGGAGTGGCCGCCGGGACCGACATGGCCGCAGCGTTCGTTGCGGACCGCTACGGCGGAAGATTCGTCTCCGACATCGCTGACGCGATTGAGCTCCGGCTGAATCTCGACGCCGACGACGACCCCTTCGCCGTCTAG
- a CDS encoding TerC family protein has product MHVPLSIWLITSAVILGFFVFDFVSHVRTPHEPTMKESGGWAAFYMTMACIFGGIVWWLWDAEHGVQFFTGYITELSLSVDNLFVFALIMGSFKIPRAYQQKVLLIGIVIALICRLLFILLGAVIIEAWSDVFYIFAAFLLYTAIKLVYDEATDQEDPDPNDMLVVKTLRKVIPVTKSYHGDRLFSATEAGKKAVTPLFVALLSIGFIDVMFAFDSIPAIYGITQESFLVFSANAFALLGLRQLYFLLNGLLDKLVYLPYGLAVVLGFIGVKLLLHALHENNLPFINGGEGLNVPEIGTVTSLLVIVGVLAVTAGASIIKERADVKAGRSSREDQQHHIDYDDHGNRRKVDKYGHHVEWIDDPATSGKGDHTATGSRETDHLDVARGGRKK; this is encoded by the coding sequence ATGCATGTGCCCCTTTCGATCTGGCTGATCACGTCAGCCGTGATCCTCGGATTCTTCGTCTTCGACTTCGTCTCACACGTGCGCACCCCGCACGAGCCGACGATGAAGGAGTCGGGCGGTTGGGCCGCGTTCTACATGACGATGGCCTGCATTTTCGGCGGGATCGTGTGGTGGCTGTGGGACGCCGAGCACGGCGTGCAGTTCTTCACCGGCTACATCACGGAGCTCTCGCTCAGCGTGGACAATCTGTTCGTGTTCGCGCTGATCATGGGCTCGTTCAAGATCCCGCGCGCGTACCAGCAGAAGGTGCTGCTCATCGGCATCGTCATCGCGCTGATCTGCCGCCTGCTGTTCATTCTGCTTGGCGCGGTGATCATCGAGGCGTGGTCGGACGTGTTCTACATCTTCGCCGCGTTCCTGCTCTACACCGCGATCAAGCTGGTGTACGACGAGGCGACGGACCAGGAGGATCCGGACCCGAACGACATGCTCGTGGTCAAGACCCTGCGCAAGGTCATTCCGGTGACGAAGTCGTACCACGGCGACCGGTTGTTCTCCGCGACGGAGGCCGGCAAGAAGGCTGTCACACCGCTGTTCGTGGCATTGCTGTCAATCGGCTTCATTGACGTGATGTTCGCCTTCGACTCCATCCCGGCGATCTATGGCATCACCCAGGAATCCTTCCTGGTCTTCTCGGCCAACGCGTTCGCGCTGCTGGGCCTGCGCCAGCTGTACTTCTTGCTGAACGGACTGCTGGACAAGCTCGTGTACCTGCCGTACGGCCTCGCGGTGGTGCTGGGCTTCATCGGCGTGAAGCTGCTGCTGCACGCCCTGCACGAGAACAACCTGCCGTTCATCAACGGCGGTGAGGGCCTGAATGTGCCGGAGATCGGTACAGTGACGTCGCTGCTCGTCATCGTCGGAGTCTTGGCGGTCACCGCGGGCGCTTCCATCATCAAGGAGCGCGCCGATGTGAAGGCGGGCCGGTCCAGCCGCGAAGACCAGCAGCACCACATCGACTACGACGACCACGGCAACCGCCGCAAGGTGGACAAGTACGGCCACCACGTCGAGTGGATCGACGACCCGGCGACCTCCGGCAAGGGCGACCACACCGCCACCGGTTCGCGCGAGACCGACCATTTGGATGTCGCGCGCGGCGGCAGGAAGAAATAA
- a CDS encoding YciI family protein — MTYFIATYAYGDATLIQETRPAHRDFITALKDEGKVVAAGPFAGDTQSAIILRLAEGATRADAEALLADDPYLAAGALADRELREWNPVINIWD; from the coding sequence ATGACCTATTTCATTGCGACATACGCCTACGGCGACGCAACGCTCATTCAGGAAACGCGGCCAGCGCACCGCGACTTCATCACCGCGCTGAAGGACGAAGGCAAAGTCGTCGCCGCCGGACCGTTCGCCGGTGACACGCAGTCCGCGATCATCCTGCGCCTGGCTGAGGGAGCAACCCGCGCCGACGCCGAAGCATTGCTTGCCGACGACCCCTACCTCGCCGCCGGCGCCCTCGCCGACCGGGAACTCCGGGAGTGGAACCCGGTCATTAATATCTGGGACTAG
- the pgsA gene encoding CDP-diacylglycerol--glycerol-3-phosphate 3-phosphatidyltransferase gives MNAPTQSKPSNWNLPNILTSLRILFIPVFAWLVLSERWWWAFGMFVALMITDKLDGDIARSRGLVTDFGKIADPIADKALMITALVTLNIAGPLPVWITIVIIVRELGITFWRMGMLRNGKVVPASKGGKLKTALQSLGVAMYLCPLPGWMDIPTLVVMLIAVVATVVTGVQYLVDGAKANRMAA, from the coding sequence GTGAATGCTCCGACCCAGTCCAAGCCCTCGAACTGGAACCTGCCTAACATCCTGACCTCGTTGCGCATCCTGTTCATCCCTGTCTTCGCGTGGCTCGTGCTCTCGGAGCGGTGGTGGTGGGCGTTCGGCATGTTCGTCGCCCTGATGATCACGGACAAGCTCGACGGCGACATTGCGCGCTCCAGGGGTCTGGTGACGGACTTCGGCAAGATCGCTGACCCGATCGCGGATAAGGCGCTGATGATCACGGCCCTGGTCACGCTGAATATCGCGGGGCCGCTGCCGGTCTGGATTACGATCGTGATCATTGTGCGCGAGCTGGGCATCACCTTCTGGCGCATGGGCATGCTGCGCAACGGCAAGGTCGTTCCCGCATCGAAGGGCGGCAAGCTGAAGACCGCGCTCCAGTCGCTCGGCGTGGCCATGTACCTGTGCCCGCTGCCAGGCTGGATGGATATCCCGACGCTCGTGGTCATGCTCATCGCCGTCGTGGCCACTGTGGTCACGGGCGTGCAGTACCTCGTCGACGGCGCGAAGGCCAACAGGATGGCAGCATGA
- a CDS encoding CinA family protein — MTGSTLIDAAVTDLVRTLAQRGETVAFCESLTAGLASATVATVPGASNALRGGLVTYATDLKGSLAGVPESVLDKHGPVAAVTARHMARGARERCEATWGVALTGVAGPDPQNGHPVGEVHIAVAGPSRTVSQPAAEILAGPAGGTVGAPATQFALVPGEHEPVRVLVGQRQEIRGLAVAAAVVAVLHETNREQKLGDDR, encoded by the coding sequence ATGACGGGTAGCACGCTTATCGACGCCGCCGTCACCGACCTTGTCCGCACCCTCGCCCAGCGGGGCGAGACCGTCGCCTTCTGCGAATCGTTGACTGCGGGGCTGGCCAGCGCGACGGTGGCGACCGTTCCGGGCGCATCGAATGCTCTGCGTGGCGGATTGGTGACCTACGCGACTGACCTGAAGGGCTCTTTGGCTGGTGTGCCGGAGTCTGTGCTGGACAAGCACGGTCCTGTCGCCGCCGTCACTGCCCGCCACATGGCCCGCGGCGCGCGCGAGAGGTGCGAGGCAACCTGGGGCGTGGCGCTGACCGGAGTGGCGGGCCCCGACCCGCAGAACGGGCATCCGGTGGGCGAGGTTCATATTGCTGTGGCTGGCCCGTCGCGCACTGTGTCGCAGCCGGCCGCGGAGATTCTCGCGGGGCCAGCCGGTGGCACTGTCGGTGCCCCGGCGACCCAGTTCGCGCTGGTTCCGGGCGAGCACGAACCTGTGCGTGTCTTGGTGGGGCAGCGCCAGGAAATCCGTGGTCTGGCCGTGGCCGCCGCTGTCGTGGCTGTGCTCCATGAAACCAATCGGGAACAAAAACTGGGGGACGACCGTTGA
- a CDS encoding helix-turn-helix domain-containing protein → MATTTTLNYQPASTTRTADRATDAAAEKTRTKVREPLLREALGMSLRAFRADKGVTLRELANEARVSPGYISELERGRKEVSSELLAAVCVALDTTVAELLLEAAANLSLQSMEHELAHTPPAAAEV, encoded by the coding sequence ATGGCAACTACTACGACGCTCAATTACCAGCCCGCTTCGACCACCCGCACCGCCGACCGTGCGACCGATGCCGCCGCCGAAAAGACGCGGACGAAGGTCCGCGAGCCGCTGCTGCGGGAGGCATTGGGAATGTCGCTACGCGCGTTCCGCGCCGATAAGGGCGTGACGTTGCGCGAACTCGCCAACGAGGCACGTGTGTCGCCCGGGTACATCTCCGAACTGGAGCGCGGCCGCAAAGAAGTCTCCTCCGAACTCCTCGCTGCCGTGTGTGTGGCATTGGACACCACTGTCGCCGAGCTGCTGCTCGAGGCGGCCGCGAACCTGTCGCTCCAGTCGATGGAGCACGAGCTGGCCCACACCCCGCCGGCGGCTGCAGAGGTGTAG
- a CDS encoding PspA/IM30 family protein, which yields MANPFVKAWNYLMALFDNKIEENADPKIQIEQAIGEAQRQHQELSQQAAAVIGNQRQLEMQLNRRLADVEKLQANTKQALQLADKSRAQGDTAKATEYENAAEAFAAQLVTAEQGVEDTKALHDQALQQAEQAKKAVERNSMKLQQQVAERSKLLSQLEQAKMQEKVADSLQSMNSLTDGNQPNLEQVREKIERRYSNALGQAELAQNSVQGRMAEVEQASIQMAGHSRLEQIRAEMGGELESGQKPAIEKGDSASSSAADSAADYGEVDHDAVAARMRELRGEH from the coding sequence ATGGCGAACCCTTTCGTTAAGGCCTGGAATTACCTGATGGCCCTCTTCGACAACAAGATCGAGGAGAACGCAGATCCGAAGATCCAGATCGAGCAGGCGATCGGGGAGGCTCAGCGCCAGCACCAGGAGCTCTCCCAGCAGGCCGCAGCCGTGATCGGCAACCAGCGCCAGCTGGAGATGCAGCTCAACCGCCGTCTCGCCGACGTGGAGAAGCTGCAAGCCAACACCAAGCAGGCGCTGCAGTTGGCCGACAAGTCCCGCGCGCAGGGCGACACCGCCAAGGCCACCGAGTACGAGAATGCCGCAGAGGCTTTCGCCGCCCAGCTGGTCACCGCGGAGCAGGGCGTCGAAGACACCAAGGCCCTCCACGACCAGGCGCTGCAGCAGGCAGAACAGGCGAAGAAGGCCGTCGAGCGCAACTCGATGAAGCTGCAGCAGCAGGTCGCTGAGCGCTCCAAGCTGCTGTCCCAGCTCGAGCAGGCCAAGATGCAGGAGAAGGTCGCCGATTCCCTGCAGTCCATGAACTCCCTCACGGACGGCAACCAGCCGAACCTGGAGCAGGTCCGCGAGAAGATTGAGCGCCGCTACTCGAACGCACTCGGCCAGGCCGAGCTGGCCCAGAACTCCGTCCAGGGCCGCATGGCTGAGGTGGAGCAGGCGAGCATCCAGATGGCGGGCCACAGCCGCCTCGAGCAGATCCGCGCTGAGATGGGCGGAGAGCTGGAGTCCGGCCAGAAGCCGGCGATCGAGAAGGGGGATTCCGCTTCCTCCAGCGCCGCTGATTCCGCGGCCGACTACGGCGAGGTCGACCACGACGCCGTGGCAGCCCGCATGCGCGAGCTGCGCGGCGAGCACTAA
- a CDS encoding energy-coupling factor transporter transmembrane protein EcfT: MGVYVPGTTLIHRASPALKFAALLLFIVLITVLPTEPWHPLAAAAGVGALYAVARIPFSTAMRQVLPILPFMAFIGVFLWWQNGLEKMLITVFGLIASLMAASLFTLTTTIEDLMEALETNMAPLERIGVPVDTISLAIALTIRQIPILLGTANESLDARKARGADLSLLAFGTPLVIRSVRHAQLTGEALMARGAVD, encoded by the coding sequence ATGGGTGTCTATGTGCCGGGCACGACGCTCATCCACCGCGCCTCCCCCGCACTGAAATTCGCGGCACTGCTGCTGTTCATCGTTCTCATCACGGTGCTTCCGACCGAGCCCTGGCACCCTCTCGCGGCGGCCGCTGGCGTGGGTGCGCTCTACGCCGTCGCGCGCATCCCTTTCAGCACCGCCATGCGCCAGGTCCTGCCGATCCTGCCCTTCATGGCGTTCATCGGCGTGTTCCTCTGGTGGCAAAACGGCTTGGAGAAGATGCTCATCACGGTCTTCGGGCTGATCGCCTCGCTCATGGCCGCCAGTCTGTTCACGCTCACCACCACTATCGAGGACCTCATGGAGGCCCTCGAGACGAATATGGCCCCGCTCGAGCGCATTGGCGTTCCCGTGGACACCATCAGCCTCGCCATCGCATTGACGATCCGCCAGATTCCCATCCTGCTCGGCACAGCCAATGAGTCCTTGGACGCGCGAAAGGCCAGGGGCGCGGATTTGTCGCTCCTGGCCTTCGGGACACCACTCGTCATCCGCAGCGTCCGCCACGCCCAACTAACGGGCGAGGCGTTGATGGCGCGCGGTGCGGTGGATTAG
- a CDS encoding energy-coupling factor ABC transporter ATP-binding protein gives MPTISFDRASVAYDSSVVLQPQTFELTEHRIGIIGSNGSGKSTLVRLINGLIEPSSGTVRYNGLDLAEKGKEVRRKVGFIFSDAEAQIVMPRVRDDIAFSLRRFKLPKAEVNARVDDMLARFRLTELHENSPHTLSGGEKQMLALASVLVIEPETVIADEPTTLLDMRNRRRIIRELTSLDQQVIVVTHDIEMLSDFDRVLCVNDGDIVYDGPPRDTIAFYTDLMDQLDRTERNGGQ, from the coding sequence GTGCCTACTATTTCTTTCGACCGTGCCAGCGTCGCCTACGATTCGTCGGTGGTGCTGCAGCCGCAGACGTTCGAACTGACGGAGCACCGCATCGGCATCATCGGGTCCAACGGATCCGGCAAGTCGACGTTGGTGCGCCTGATCAACGGGCTGATCGAACCGTCGTCGGGCACAGTGCGCTACAACGGCCTCGACTTGGCAGAAAAGGGCAAAGAGGTGCGGCGGAAAGTCGGGTTCATCTTCTCCGACGCCGAAGCCCAAATCGTCATGCCGCGGGTGCGCGACGATATCGCGTTCTCCCTGCGGCGCTTCAAACTCCCCAAGGCGGAAGTCAACGCCCGTGTCGACGACATGCTCGCGCGATTCCGTCTCACCGAGCTCCACGAGAACTCGCCGCACACGCTCTCCGGCGGTGAGAAGCAGATGCTCGCTCTCGCCTCCGTCTTGGTGATTGAACCGGAGACGGTCATCGCCGATGAGCCCACCACCTTGCTGGACATGCGCAACCGCCGCCGCATCATCCGCGAGCTGACGTCGCTGGACCAGCAGGTCATCGTGGTCACCCACGACATCGAGATGCTCTCCGACTTTGACCGAGTTCTCTGCGTCAACGACGGCGATATCGTCTACGACGGGCCGCCGCGCGACACCATCGCCTTCTACACCGACCTCATGGACCAGCTCGACCGCACTGAACGGAACGGTGGACAGTGA
- a CDS encoding biotin transporter BioY: protein MTTSQSSGARGTSAATDIAYIAVFAALIAVLGFVSIPVGVAGVPIVLQNAATILAGLVLGGRRGFLATALFLLVACFLPVLAGGSTLIHALAGPTVGYLVGYLLGSGTAGLIAYRAPWKNKAATIAVFVLGGLAAIALQYGLGAIGLVFRADMGLGAALAANAAFILPDLGKLAVMVAIAFAVHSAFPQLRRTR from the coding sequence ATGACAACTTCACAGTCTTCCGGCGCGCGCGGAACCAGCGCAGCGACCGACATTGCTTACATCGCAGTCTTCGCGGCACTGATCGCGGTCCTCGGCTTCGTGTCCATCCCGGTCGGCGTGGCCGGTGTGCCGATCGTGCTGCAGAATGCCGCGACCATTCTCGCGGGCCTCGTGCTCGGCGGCCGCCGCGGTTTCCTGGCCACGGCCTTGTTCCTGCTCGTCGCCTGCTTCCTCCCTGTGCTCGCGGGCGGCAGCACGCTGATTCACGCACTCGCGGGACCGACCGTCGGCTACCTCGTCGGCTACCTGCTCGGCTCCGGCACCGCAGGCCTCATCGCATACCGCGCTCCGTGGAAGAACAAGGCCGCCACGATCGCCGTGTTCGTCCTTGGCGGTCTCGCCGCCATCGCCCTGCAGTACGGGCTGGGCGCGATCGGCCTCGTCTTCCGCGCGGACATGGGCCTCGGCGCCGCACTCGCCGCCAACGCCGCCTTTATTCTCCCCGACTTGGGCAAGCTGGCTGTGATGGTCGCGATCGCTTTCGCCGTCCACTCCGCCTTTCCGCAGCTGCGCCGCACGCGCTAG
- a CDS encoding DUF3046 domain-containing protein, producing MRLTEFHQLVADEFGDAKGQWVVSSHVFPGEGKTAGELIDAGVDPRIVWDRLCDAFDVPEDRRLGIDRPGD from the coding sequence ATGCGATTGACGGAATTCCACCAACTCGTCGCGGATGAATTCGGCGACGCGAAGGGCCAATGGGTTGTCTCTTCGCACGTCTTCCCCGGTGAGGGGAAAACGGCGGGCGAGCTTATCGACGCCGGCGTGGACCCCCGCATCGTGTGGGACCGCCTGTGCGACGCCTTCGATGTCCCCGAGGACCGCCGGCTGGGCATTGACCGTCCCGGCGACTGA
- the recA gene encoding recombinase RecA, translating to MATKKKAASATNDRQNALDAAMAMIEKDYGKGAIMRLGDEKRPPIQSISSGNTAIDVALGIGGWPRGRIVEIYGPESSGKTTVALHAIAQAQRAGGIAAFIDAEHALDPEYAKKLGVDTDNLLVSQPDTGEQALEIADMLVRSGAIDIIVIDSVAALTPKAEIEGEMGDSHVGLQARLMSQALRKMTGALYNSGTTAIFINQLREKIGVMFGSPETTTGGKALKFYSSVRCDVRRIQTLKDGQDSIGNRTRLKVVKNKVSPPFKIAEFDIMYGEGISRESSIIDLGVDNGVIKKSGSWFTYEGDQLGQGKEKVRLFLKENPDLANELEQKIFEKLGVGEFAGKDDELSDEAIDMVPNIDFDDEDEGTAGEK from the coding sequence ATGGCAACAAAGAAGAAGGCTGCCTCCGCCACGAATGACCGCCAGAACGCGCTCGACGCGGCGATGGCGATGATTGAGAAGGACTACGGCAAGGGCGCGATCATGCGCCTCGGCGACGAGAAGCGCCCGCCGATCCAGTCCATCTCTTCCGGCAACACCGCGATCGATGTGGCGCTCGGCATCGGCGGGTGGCCGCGCGGCCGCATCGTGGAGATCTACGGCCCAGAATCTTCCGGTAAGACTACGGTGGCCCTCCACGCCATCGCGCAGGCACAGCGGGCCGGCGGAATCGCGGCGTTCATCGACGCGGAGCACGCCCTTGATCCGGAATACGCGAAGAAGCTCGGTGTGGACACCGACAATCTGCTCGTCTCCCAGCCGGACACAGGAGAGCAGGCACTCGAAATCGCCGACATGCTCGTGCGTTCGGGTGCGATCGATATCATCGTGATCGACTCAGTGGCCGCCCTGACCCCGAAAGCGGAGATCGAGGGTGAAATGGGCGACTCGCACGTCGGCCTGCAGGCCCGCCTCATGTCCCAGGCGCTGCGTAAGATGACGGGTGCGCTGTACAACTCGGGCACCACCGCCATCTTCATTAACCAGCTGCGCGAGAAGATCGGCGTCATGTTCGGCTCCCCGGAGACCACCACCGGCGGCAAGGCCCTGAAGTTCTACTCGTCCGTACGCTGCGATGTTCGCCGTATCCAGACCCTGAAGGACGGGCAGGACTCCATCGGCAACCGCACCCGCCTCAAGGTGGTCAAGAACAAGGTCTCCCCGCCGTTCAAGATCGCCGAATTCGACATCATGTATGGCGAGGGCATTTCGCGCGAGTCCTCCATCATCGACCTCGGCGTGGACAACGGCGTGATCAAGAAATCCGGTTCCTGGTTCACCTACGAGGGTGACCAGCTCGGCCAGGGCAAGGAGAAGGTCCGTCTCTTCCTCAAGGAGAACCCGGACCTGGCCAACGAGCTGGAGCAGAAGATCTTCGAGAAACTCGGTGTCGGCGAATTCGCCGGCAAGGACGACGAGCTGAGTGACGAGGCAATCGACATGGTGCCCAACATCGACTTCGACGACGAAGACGAGGGCACCGCAGGGGAGAAGTAG
- a CDS encoding regulatory protein RecX, translating into MTARREPDPEKLRQLQEALDAYAAGDSPGLIDHEHEKAAAKVRERALRLLDQRSRSRYELRERLLDPRRVKEGEEGPAPELVDDVLDSLQRSGLIDDATFAREWVRQRFERRGKSSTMLRRELQEKGVSAADREAALDQIDESDERDIARRLAAKKARSVKTVPADRAARDKELRRIVGVLARRGFPQSMSLQIGKEALDTRCEELADLG; encoded by the coding sequence ATGACCGCACGGCGCGAACCCGACCCGGAAAAGCTACGCCAGCTGCAGGAAGCGCTCGACGCGTATGCGGCAGGCGACAGCCCCGGGCTGATCGACCACGAGCACGAGAAAGCTGCGGCGAAAGTGCGTGAGCGAGCTCTGCGGCTGCTTGACCAGCGCTCCCGGTCGCGCTACGAACTGCGCGAGCGCCTCCTCGACCCGCGGCGCGTCAAGGAGGGCGAGGAGGGGCCCGCACCCGAGCTCGTCGACGATGTGCTCGACTCCCTCCAACGCTCCGGCCTCATCGACGATGCGACCTTCGCCCGCGAGTGGGTGCGCCAGCGTTTCGAGCGCCGCGGGAAGTCCTCGACAATGCTGCGGCGCGAACTCCAAGAAAAAGGAGTCTCCGCCGCAGACCGGGAAGCGGCGCTAGACCAGATCGACGAATCCGACGAGCGCGACATCGCCCGCCGGCTCGCCGCCAAGAAAGCCCGCTCCGTCAAGACGGTGCCTGCCGACCGCGCCGCGCGCGACAAGGAATTACGCCGCATCGTCGGTGTACTCGCGCGCCGCGGATTCCCCCAGTCGATGTCCCTGCAGATCGGCAAAGAGGCTCTCGACACCCGGTGCGAGGAACTCGCGGACCTCGGCTAA
- a CDS encoding glutamate ABC transporter substrate-binding protein — MSISARPASPRAVLAVAALAAAAPAFSGCGLFDAGANDADLLDQIRSGKVVVGSAFTNPGLSTRNADGTVEGLDTEVAEYVINSIADDKGWRRPRIEWRQVPHGQRASMLEHAYVDMIASTYSMNRERADATAFAGPYLLTHQALLVRDGQKDITGLQSLGGHRLCSVTGTTAAGTIKEKLPEVVLEEYDSYEACLNALREGNVEVVSTDAAILEGFEAQEPDTFDVVPLEADGRPLTDEHYGLGLRNDNRETIDAVNDALVRMYGDGSFDRYVAQNLQVEPDALRDIPGDTSFLAT; from the coding sequence ATGTCCATTTCAGCGCGTCCTGCATCGCCGCGGGCGGTACTTGCCGTTGCCGCGCTCGCGGCGGCAGCGCCGGCGTTTTCGGGGTGCGGGCTTTTCGACGCCGGCGCCAACGACGCCGACCTGCTCGACCAGATCCGCAGCGGGAAAGTCGTTGTCGGCTCGGCGTTCACGAATCCGGGATTGAGCACCCGCAACGCCGACGGAACCGTGGAGGGACTCGACACCGAGGTTGCGGAGTACGTCATCAACTCGATCGCGGACGACAAGGGCTGGCGCCGCCCGCGCATCGAGTGGCGTCAGGTGCCCCACGGCCAGCGCGCGTCCATGTTGGAGCATGCGTACGTGGACATGATCGCCTCGACGTACTCGATGAACCGGGAGCGCGCCGATGCGACGGCCTTCGCCGGGCCGTACCTGCTCACCCACCAAGCCCTGCTTGTGCGGGACGGGCAAAAAGACATCACAGGACTGCAGTCGCTAGGCGGGCACCGCCTGTGCTCCGTCACGGGCACGACGGCGGCGGGCACGATCAAGGAGAAGCTGCCGGAGGTCGTGTTGGAGGAGTACGACTCCTACGAAGCGTGCTTGAACGCCCTTCGTGAGGGCAACGTCGAGGTTGTCTCGACCGATGCGGCGATCCTGGAGGGTTTTGAAGCCCAGGAACCGGACACATTCGACGTGGTTCCCCTCGAAGCCGACGGGCGCCCGCTTACCGACGAGCACTACGGCCTCGGCCTCCGCAACGACAACCGCGAGACGATCGACGCGGTGAACGATGCGCTCGTGCGGATGTACGGCGACGGCTCTTTCGACCGTTACGTCGCGCAGAATCTCCAAGTGGAGCCTGATGCACTGCGCGATATCCCGGGCGACACATCGTTCCTCGCGACCTAG